A stretch of DNA from Apis cerana isolate GH-2021 linkage group LG8, AcerK_1.0, whole genome shotgun sequence:
TGGACGCGACTCCAGCCTGTGCCACGATGACGGCACGGTCGTACACGCGAGATTGTCTAAAGCTACAATAAATGGCTGGCTCGTGTGGAGCGCCACAACGAAAGGAAGGGCAAAACTGCGACGACGACACATACATCACGACGGACAAATAATTACATGGACAGCGCAACGCGTTTCACCATCttctatttcaaatgaaaattcgtAAGGAAGCGAGTAAACACGTTCGAATAGAATCTTCGAGGGCACAGATCGGATCTGTAGTTAGCGCTCGGTGCACGGGGATTTGCCGGTTGCAGATAAGGCCTGAATAGTTAGGGTTTGCTGTTGTCGTTGTTCAACGACAACGGATCGGTGATCttttgctgctgctgctgctgctgctgctgttgctgcgtCACCTCGCTCACAGCGCCACCACTCATCAGTTTCGCGTTGTTGTTCTCCGTGTTCGAGACTTTCGCGTACTCCCGTTTGCGAGGCATGCTCTCTGTCTTCACGATCGTGATGTCCGGATTGTTCTCGAGTACAGAGGTCGCTGGTTTCGGGACGGGCGTCGGCACCTCGATGTATCCGCCTCCTTCTCTCTTGATAGGTGTCGAGGTAGTCGGTGTCGCTGTGGTGGCCGCGTTCGCGTTGATCTTTTGCAAGATATCGTTCACGGACTCGTTGTTCTCGGGCGTCTCGTTGTTACCGTCGATCGCGCCCGACGCAACGCTCAAGTCGCCGGCCAACGAGATTCTGTCCGGGCCTTGTAGCGTCGACAGATAAGTTGCCAACGTGTGGACGGTCACATTAAGGAACTCGGCTGCACGGAACAACGTGATCTCCTTTCTTCGTAGTTTGGCTAACACTTCCGCTGGCCCCGGCTCTGACCAAAAGTCCCTTACTCTGTGAACAAATTCGATTACCGTTTCAACCAAATTCCCCAAAATACTTTTGTCGACGGCAAAAGTGGAAGAAAAAGTTCGAATTGATCTCCAAACAGGGGACCGTAAATATGAAACCGATGAAAGCAGGTTAATGCACGATTTCACCTAGCGCGCgtctaaaatatcatatataggAAAAATTTCCGTTTCTCGGAACTTCATCATTCATAGTCTCGAAAAAAATCGAGACTACTTGTCTCGAAAGTTAAAAGTTCGGTGGTCACATTTTGTCATGAAATATCGGGAAGGAAAAGGCGATCAAAAATCGACAGCCATCAAGTTAATGTTCCATTACCTATACGGATGTTTAAGGCAACCATAACTGTCGCGATATCTGCCATAGAGGGTTCCGTAGGACACGCCAAGTATCTCGGCGGCAGTCTTCATTTCCAGTTCTTTGCTCTTAATGGCATCCATAACGCGTCGCGTGAACGGCTCCTCCCAGAACTCTTGGCGGCGTCCCGTCGTCAGGTAATCGTTCATCTTCACGACGTCTCGGAATTGCTCGGGGATCGATGGATTCGTGGCGTTGGAATTCGAGGGAGTGGTAGGCGCTGCAGCAAAATCAAACCACGTTAAATTCTTCGCGCCTACCGAACAGCCGCACACCTCTGCATAGCTGTGTCTGTGTGTCGTGTATCTCATCCTCCGTTGTAACGCCTAATCACGACTACTTTGGTTCGATCGACTTTGGTGTCACGTACCTTTCTTTTCCTGGTCGGACGCGTTGTCATCCTTGGACATGTACGATAGCTGCAAAAGGACGAACCATGGTTAAAAATCTGGCAAATATCGAAGATTGAAGATTAAAGGGCAAACGTATCATCCTTACCACCGGCAGTGGcgtttcgttattttcgtTCATCATCATCTCGTCGTCCCAACTCTCGTGGTCACCGCCTTCGCTCATCATTTCCTCCTGGGAAATCGAGGAGGTTTGAACGGGCGCGTCAAAGAAATCTCTCGGTGACTGTCGATTGCGATCGATGTTGCATCGAGAAGGATTAATggcgaaaacaaaaaattgaacagTTGATAATAAAGATCCTTGTTAAATCTCGATCGTgagattcataatttttaattgttatatgttatatgcATGTACGTAAGTTTTGTGATATATTAGGGGAACGTCGCAAATAATGGCCGGTCACaggaa
This window harbors:
- the LOC107993554 gene encoding uncharacterized protein LOC107993554 isoform X1, which codes for MLQQRGSSVTTPPATSSSNMFPQQYCLRWKYHHSNLQTMFSQLLERQAYCDVTLACEGKTLRAHKVVLSACSTYFDTILSQYEEKDPIVIMRDVKFSDIKVLVEFMYKGEINIDHTRLSSLLKTAEDLHIKGLAEVSWRSDSTQNDLGNSGHSPGAATPGVETVLREGDADEPPPPKQRRRGRPPLDDPPSSHDVFTPKITCITGNVRQSPRDFFDAPVQTSSISQEEMMSEGGDHESWDDEMMMNENNETPLPVLSYMSKDDNASDQEKKAPTTPSNSNATNPSIPEQFRDVVKMNDYLTTGRRQEFWEEPFTRRVMDAIKSKELEMKTAAEILGVSYGTLYGRYRDSYGCLKHPYRVRDFWSEPGPAEVLAKLRRKEITLFRAAEFLNVTVHTLATYLSTLQGPDRISLAGDLSVASGAIDGNNETPENNESVNDILQKINANAATTATPTTSTPIKREGGGYIEVPTPVPKPATSVLENNPDITIVKTESMPRKREYAKVSNTENNNAKLMSGGAVSEVTQQQQQQQQQQQKITDPLSLNNDNSKP
- the LOC107993554 gene encoding zinc finger and BTB domain-containing protein 20 isoform X2, whose amino-acid sequence is MLQQRGSSVTTPPATSSSNMFPQQYCLRWKYHHSNLQTMFSQLLERQAYCDVTLACEGKTLRAHKVVLSACSTYFDTILSQYEEKDPIVIMRDVKFSDIKVLVEFMYKGEINIDHTRLSSLLKTAEDLHIKGLAEVSWRSDSTQNDLGNSGHSPGAATPGVETVLREGDADEPPPPKQRRRGRPPLDDPPSSHDVFTPKITCITGNSPRDFFDAPVQTSSISQEEMMSEGGDHESWDDEMMMNENNETPLPVLSYMSKDDNASDQEKKAPTTPSNSNATNPSIPEQFRDVVKMNDYLTTGRRQEFWEEPFTRRVMDAIKSKELEMKTAAEILGVSYGTLYGRYRDSYGCLKHPYRVRDFWSEPGPAEVLAKLRRKEITLFRAAEFLNVTVHTLATYLSTLQGPDRISLAGDLSVASGAIDGNNETPENNESVNDILQKINANAATTATPTTSTPIKREGGGYIEVPTPVPKPATSVLENNPDITIVKTESMPRKREYAKVSNTENNNAKLMSGGAVSEVTQQQQQQQQQQQKITDPLSLNNDNSKP
- the LOC107993554 gene encoding uncharacterized protein LOC107993554 isoform X4: MLQQRGSSVTTPPATSSSNMFPQQYCLRWKYHHSNLQTMFSQLLERQAYCDVTLACEGKTLRAHKVVLSACSTYFDTILSQYEEKDPIVIMRDVKFSDIKVLVEFMYKGEINIDHTRLSSLLKTAEDLHIKGLAEVSWRSDSTQNDLGNSGHSPGAATPGVETVLREGDADEPPPPKQRRRGRPPLDDPPSSHDVFTPKITCITGNEEMMSEGGDHESWDDEMMMNENNETPLPVLSYMSKDDNASDQEKKAPTTPSNSNATNPSIPEQFRDVVKMNDYLTTGRRQEFWEEPFTRRVMDAIKSKELEMKTAAEILGVSYGTLYGRYRDSYGCLKHPYRVRDFWSEPGPAEVLAKLRRKEITLFRAAEFLNVTVHTLATYLSTLQGPDRISLAGDLSVASGAIDGNNETPENNESVNDILQKINANAATTATPTTSTPIKREGGGYIEVPTPVPKPATSVLENNPDITIVKTESMPRKREYAKVSNTENNNAKLMSGGAVSEVTQQQQQQQQQQQKITDPLSLNNDNSKP
- the LOC107993554 gene encoding uncharacterized protein LOC107993554 isoform X3, coding for MLQQRGSSVTTPPATSSSNMFPQQYCLRWKYHHSNLQTMFSQLLERQAYCDVTLACEGKTLRAHKVVLSACSTYFDTILSQYEEKDPIVIMRDVKFSDIKVLVEFMYKGEINIDHTRLSSLLKTAEDLHIKGLAEVSWRSDSTQNDLGNSGHSPGAATPGVETVLREGDADEPPPPKQRRRGRPPLDDPPSSHDVFTPKITCITGNVRQEEMMSEGGDHESWDDEMMMNENNETPLPVLSYMSKDDNASDQEKKAPTTPSNSNATNPSIPEQFRDVVKMNDYLTTGRRQEFWEEPFTRRVMDAIKSKELEMKTAAEILGVSYGTLYGRYRDSYGCLKHPYRVRDFWSEPGPAEVLAKLRRKEITLFRAAEFLNVTVHTLATYLSTLQGPDRISLAGDLSVASGAIDGNNETPENNESVNDILQKINANAATTATPTTSTPIKREGGGYIEVPTPVPKPATSVLENNPDITIVKTESMPRKREYAKVSNTENNNAKLMSGGAVSEVTQQQQQQQQQQQKITDPLSLNNDNSKP
- the LOC107993554 gene encoding uncharacterized protein LOC107993554 isoform X6, with the translated sequence MLQQRGSSVTTPPATSSSNMFPQQYCLRWKYHHSNLQTMFSQLLERQAYCDVTLACEGKTLRAHKTRLSSLLKTAEDLHIKGLAEVSWRSDSTQNDLGNSGHSPGAATPGVETVLREGDADEPPPPKQRRRGRPPLDDPPSSHDVFTPKITCITGNSPRDFFDAPVQTSSISQEEMMSEGGDHESWDDEMMMNENNETPLPVLSYMSKDDNASDQEKKAPTTPSNSNATNPSIPEQFRDVVKMNDYLTTGRRQEFWEEPFTRRVMDAIKSKELEMKTAAEILGVSYGTLYGRYRDSYGCLKHPYRVRDFWSEPGPAEVLAKLRRKEITLFRAAEFLNVTVHTLATYLSTLQGPDRISLAGDLSVASGAIDGNNETPENNESVNDILQKINANAATTATPTTSTPIKREGGGYIEVPTPVPKPATSVLENNPDITIVKTESMPRKREYAKVSNTENNNAKLMSGGAVSEVTQQQQQQQQQQQKITDPLSLNNDNSKP
- the LOC107993554 gene encoding uncharacterized protein LOC107993554 isoform X7, which gives rise to MRDVKFSDIKVLVEFMYKGEINIDHTRLSSLLKTAEDLHIKGLAEVSWRSDSTQNDLGNSGHSPGAATPGVETVLREGDADEPPPPKQRRRGRPPLDDPPSSHDVFTPKITCITGNVRQSPRDFFDAPVQTSSISQEEMMSEGGDHESWDDEMMMNENNETPLPVLSYMSKDDNASDQEKKAPTTPSNSNATNPSIPEQFRDVVKMNDYLTTGRRQEFWEEPFTRRVMDAIKSKELEMKTAAEILGVSYGTLYGRYRDSYGCLKHPYRVRDFWSEPGPAEVLAKLRRKEITLFRAAEFLNVTVHTLATYLSTLQGPDRISLAGDLSVASGAIDGNNETPENNESVNDILQKINANAATTATPTTSTPIKREGGGYIEVPTPVPKPATSVLENNPDITIVKTESMPRKREYAKVSNTENNNAKLMSGGAVSEVTQQQQQQQQQQQKITDPLSLNNDNSKP
- the LOC107993554 gene encoding uncharacterized protein LOC107993554 isoform X5, which gives rise to MLQQRGSSVTTPPATSSSNMFPQQYCLRWKYHHSNLQTMFSQLLERQAYCDVTLACEGKTLRAHKTRLSSLLKTAEDLHIKGLAEVSWRSDSTQNDLGNSGHSPGAATPGVETVLREGDADEPPPPKQRRRGRPPLDDPPSSHDVFTPKITCITGNVRQSPRDFFDAPVQTSSISQEEMMSEGGDHESWDDEMMMNENNETPLPVLSYMSKDDNASDQEKKAPTTPSNSNATNPSIPEQFRDVVKMNDYLTTGRRQEFWEEPFTRRVMDAIKSKELEMKTAAEILGVSYGTLYGRYRDSYGCLKHPYRVRDFWSEPGPAEVLAKLRRKEITLFRAAEFLNVTVHTLATYLSTLQGPDRISLAGDLSVASGAIDGNNETPENNESVNDILQKINANAATTATPTTSTPIKREGGGYIEVPTPVPKPATSVLENNPDITIVKTESMPRKREYAKVSNTENNNAKLMSGGAVSEVTQQQQQQQQQQQKITDPLSLNNDNSKP